The genomic DNA GGCCACCTTGAGGGCGGCGCCCCGCTCGGGCCGCTGGCGGGCGGCCTGGACCAGCCAGCGCAGGGCCAGGCTCTGCTGGCGGCGGGGGGAGACCTCCATGGGGACCTGGTAGTTGGCCCCACCCACCCGCCGGGAGCGGACCTCCATGCGGGGCTTGACGTTCTCCACCGCCTGCTTGAAGACCTTTAGGGGCTCCTGGCCGGTCTTCTCCTGGATGATGCGGCAGGCCTCGTAGAAGATGCGGG from Thermus filiformis includes the following:
- the rpsG gene encoding 30S ribosomal protein S7, producing MARRRRAEVRQLEPDLVYGDVVVTAFINKLMKDGKKNLAARIFYEACRIIQEKTGQEPLKVFKQAVENVKPRMEVRSRRVGGANYQVPMEVSPRRQQSLALRWLVQAARQRPERGAALKVAHELMDAAEGKGGAVKKREDVERMAEANRAFAHYRW